In a single window of the Acidobacteriota bacterium genome:
- the pheA gene encoding prephenate dehydratase produces the protein MTPLIAFQGEPGAYSEIAAGRLGRPEGRRRFVDVFEAVTTGQVALGAIPLENSLGGTIHENYDLLLKYPVRIVAETYVPINHCLMGLPQAAFEQTRQVLSHPQALAQCDVFLASHPEWEIVPAYDTAGSAKMVREAGDPTRLAIASEQAASHYQLQVLARNIASTTNNITRFGFIQAEANLSSLPVPQSSDLISTSRKTTLAFTLAHKTGSLFQALCVFAFREINLTKIESRPFREQAFNYMFYVDFIEPEDPKVSARALDHLTEIAPFFKILGSYPCVGTMEF, from the coding sequence ATGACTCCTCTTATTGCCTTTCAAGGCGAACCCGGTGCCTATAGCGAAATTGCCGCTGGACGACTTGGCCGTCCCGAAGGTCGCCGCCGGTTTGTTGATGTCTTCGAAGCTGTTACCACCGGACAGGTCGCACTTGGGGCAATTCCGCTTGAAAACAGCCTTGGCGGGACAATCCACGAAAATTATGATTTGCTCTTAAAATATCCGGTGCGAATTGTGGCGGAAACCTATGTCCCAATTAACCATTGTTTGATGGGACTTCCTCAAGCCGCTTTTGAGCAGACCCGGCAGGTTCTTTCGCATCCACAAGCACTTGCCCAGTGCGATGTCTTTCTGGCATCACATCCGGAGTGGGAGATTGTTCCGGCTTATGACACGGCAGGAAGTGCCAAAATGGTTCGGGAGGCGGGCGATCCAACCCGGTTGGCCATCGCCAGCGAACAGGCCGCCAGTCATTACCAGCTCCAGGTCCTGGCTCGCAATATTGCCAGTACCACCAATAACATCACCCGGTTTGGCTTTATTCAAGCTGAAGCAAACCTGTCTTCACTGCCGGTTCCACAATCATCAGACCTGATTTCGACCAGTCGAAAAACCACACTGGCCTTTACCCTCGCTCATAAGACGGGGAGTTTATTCCAGGCCCTGTGTGTATTTGCCTTTCGCGAAATCAATCTCACCAAAATTGAATCTCGTCCCTTTCGTGAACAGGCATTTAACTATATGTTTTATGTGGATTTTATCGAACCTGAGGACCCCAAGGTGAGTGCTCGCGCCCTTGATCACCTGACTGAAATCGCACCCTTTTTCAAAATTCTGGGCAGCTATCCCTGTGTGGGAACAAT